A genomic region of Actinomycetota bacterium contains the following coding sequences:
- a CDS encoding helix-turn-helix domain containing protein, whose amino-acid sequence MKGSVGTTTSIYHTRLPHQWELERMMGEVLSKEARRRLRWIEHFRSCGNARMTCRHFAISPTTFYKWLKRYLKRGLRGLEDLPRTPKRKRVSEIPWQTIQLICDLRREHPAWSKHKIAVILKRDYGIRLSSSSV is encoded by the coding sequence ATGAAGGGTTCAGTTGGAACCACTACTAGTATCTACCACACCAGGCTTCCCCATCAATGGGAGTTGGAGAGAATGATGGGCGAGGTCCTCTCCAAGGAGGCCAGAAGGAGGCTGCGCTGGATAGAGCACTTTCGCAGCTGCGGAAATGCCAGGATGACCTGCCGCCACTTCGCCATCTCCCCCACCACCTTCTACAAGTGGCTGAAGAGGTACCTGAAACGGGGGCTCAGGGGACTGGAGGACCTCCCCCGCACCCCGAAAAGGAAAAGGGTCTCGGAGATCCCCTGGCAGACGATCCAGCTCATCTGCGACTTAAGGAGAGAGCACCCCGCCTGGTCCAAGCACAAGATAGCGGTGATCCTCAAGAGGGACTACGGCATCCGCCTTTCTTCCTCCAGCGT